The Amycolatopsis coloradensis sequence ACTTCAAACCCGCTTCGCGAGTGCCGCTGTCGGAAGTCGCGTACCTCGACGGCTGGGGCAACGCGCTTTAAGCCTTGGACACCCGCAGGGTGACCTGGTCGCCCCCCGAACTCACGGCGACCAGGTCCACCCGGCAGGCGGCGAACTCGACGGACTGCCCGCCACCACGTCCGGTGGAGGCGACCTCCGCCGTCGTCCGCTCTCCGCGTCCCGGTTCGGCCAGGGTCAGTTCGATCACGGCCTCCCCTTCCCAGACGCAGACCATTCCCGCGGCGCAGCGGGAGTCGGACACCAGGCGAGCGAAGCGGATGCTGACGTCCTTCGACGCGACCTCGGCCGTTTCACCGGCCTTGAGATCGACGGTCTCCCCCAGCTCGACCGCGCCCTGAGCAGGCTGGGGCCGCTGTACCGGCGCGGGCTGGACCACCGTGGGCCTGCTCGCGGCGGGTTGTTCGCGCGCCGCGGAGCTACCGGCTCCGCACGCGAGGCCGATCAGGGCGCAGAGGACGACGAGCAGCTTCTTGGGGTCCACGTGTTCCGGACGTAGTGGAGGCTCCGGTCCGTTGCATCGGTCCTTCAATCGCCTCGTGACAGGATTGGTTCTAACCGTCCTTACCACTCACGAGACCCGACCGGCACCGGCGATGTCACGTGACCGACCGGACGACACGCGTGATCCGGCGGACGACACGAGCGTGCAGTCCCAGAGGTAGTGAAGGCCTCCTTGCCTACCATCAANNNNNNNCCTACCATCAAGGTAGGCAAGGAGGCCTTCACGGACCGGCCCGCAACCGAGGCTCATCCAGGAGCGGGTAGGTACCTGAGACAGGTTGGTTCTAACCGTCCTTACCACTCACGAGGGCTCAGTCAGTCGTCGGAGACGTCGCCACCGTTCGCGTCCCCGCCACCGCGGATCATGAACAGCACCGACTCCAGCTCTTCCGGCTTGATCAGCACGTCCCGCGCCTTCGAGCCCTCCGAAGGGCCGACGACGCCGCGGCTTTCCAGCAGGTCCATCAGCCGCCCGGCCTTGGCGAAGCCGACCCGCAGCTTCCGCTGCAGCATCGACGTCGAGCCGAACTGCGAGGTGACGATCAATTCGGCGGCCTGCAACAGCACGTCGAGGTCGTCTCCGATGTCGGAGTCGATTTCCTTCTTCTCGCCGGCCTTCGCCGCGGTGACGCCGTCCTGGTAGTCCGGCTGCGCCTGCTCCTTGGCGAAGTTCACCACCGCGGAGATCTCTTCGTCGCCGACGAAGGCGCCCTGGATGCGGACCGGTTTCCCGGCCCCCATCGGCAGGTACAGCGCGTCACCCATACCGATGAGCTTCTCCGCGCCCGGCTGGTCGAGGATGACCCGCGAGTCGGTGAGCGACGAGGTCGCGAACGCCAGCCGCGACGGCACGTTCGTCTTGATCAGGCCGGTCACGACGTCGACCGACGGGCGCTGGGTCGCCAGCACCAGGTGGATACCGGCGGCACGCGCCTTCTGGGTGATCCGGACGATCGCGTCCTCGACGTCGCGCGGGGCGGTCATCATCAGGTCGGCGAGCTCGTCGACGATCGCCATGATGTACGGGTACGGCTGGTAGACACGCTCACTGCCGGGCGGCGCGGTGATCTCGCCCGAGCGCACCTTCTTGTTGTAGTCGTCGATGTGCCGGACCTTGTTGACCTGCATGTCCTGATAGCGCTGCTCCATCTCCTCCACCAGCCAGGCCAGCGCCGCGGCGGCCTTCTTCGGCTGGGTGATGATGGGCGTGATCAGGTGCGGGATGCCCTCGTACGGGGTCAGCTCGACCATCTTCGGGTCGATCAGGATCATCCGGCATTCGTCCGGCGTCGACCGCGCGAGCAGCGACACCAGCATCGAGTTCACGAAGCTCGACTTACCGGAACCGGTGGACCCCGCCACCAGCAGGTGCGGCATCTTCGTCAGGTTCGCGGTGACGAAATGGCCCTCGATGTCCTTGCCGAGCCCGATGACCATCGGGTGGTTGTCCTTGACCGTCGACGGCGCGCGCAGCACGTCGCCGAGGCGCACCATCTCGCGATCGGAGTTCGGCACCTCGATGCCGACCGCGGACTTGCCGGGGATCGGCGCGAGCAGACGGACGTTGTCGGTCGCCACCGCGTAGGCGATGTTCTTGGTCAGCGCGGTGATCTTCTCGACCTTCACGCCGGGGCCGAGTTCGACCTCGTACCGGGTGACCGTCGGGCCCCGCGTGAAGCCGGTGACCTGCGCGTCGACGTTGAACTGCTCCAGCACGCCGGTGATCGCCTCGATCATGGCGTCGTTGGCCTTGCTGCGGGACTTCGGCGCGTCGCCGAGCTTCAGCAGGTCCGGCGGCGGGAGCTTGTAGTCGCCCTCGACGGTCCTGGTGACCGCCAGCGGCTGCTCGGCCTTCTTCGGCTTCTTCTCTTCGATCGGCTTGGGAGCGGGCTTCGGCGGGCGCAGCGGCGTCGGCGCCTCGGCCAGCGCGGCTTCGATGTCGAGTTGTTCGCCCTCGTGGTCACCCGAGGCCTGGCGTCGCCGCGAGGGCTTCCGCAGGCGGACCGACTTCGGGTCGGCTTCGGTGACGGCGTCGCGTTCCTCGTGGATGGCCTTGCGCTCGGCCTCGGCCTCCTCGATCTCCTCGGGGTCGAGCCCCCAGGTACGCAGTCGGTGCGGGATCTCCCGGACCGGGGTCCCGGTGAACACGAGCGTGCCGAACAGCAGTGCCAGCACCAGCAGCGGCACCGCGACCCAGGTGGTGACGCCCATGGTCAGCAGGCCGCCGGAGAACGCGCCGATCACGCCGCCGGCGTACATCCGGCCGTCGTTGGTCTCGGGCAGCGCGGTGAAGATGTGCAGCAGGCCGAGCACGGACAGGATCACCAGCAGGGTGCCGATGACCATCCGCGGCCGGGCCTCCGGCATCGGTTCCGAACGCATCAGCGCGACGGCGACCACGGTCAGCACCAGCGGGAGCGTCACGGCACCGGCGCCCAGCAGAGAGCGCGTGCCGACCTCCACCCAGCCGCCGATCGGGCCCGCGGCCCGCCACCAGACGCCGAAAGCGATCACCAGTGCCAGCGCGATGAGACCCAGCGCGAGACCGTCGCGACGGTGCTCGGGTTCGAGTTCGCGACCGCGGCCGACCGTCCGCGCGAGGGTGCCGAGGCCCTTCGCGAGCAGATTCCAGGTGCCGCGCACACCCTTGGCGAACGTGCCGGACGACTTCTTCCGCGGTGCCGGACGCCGTGGAGCGGGTTTCCTCGCAGCCGTTGCCCTGGGCTTCGCCGGGGTACGCGGCTTTCGCGCCGGCCCCTTGCTGCCGCCGCTTCGCGCCGTACTCCGTTTCCTGGTCGTCGACCCGCTAGCCATGTCTCCACGGTAACCGCCTCGACCCTCCAGCCCCGGCTGCCACTCGGAGCACATCCGGAACATTCGTCTCAGGTCACAGCTTGAGCGGCCATCCGGGTGAAAAGCGGGTCATGACATGCTCTGCC is a genomic window containing:
- a CDS encoding FtsK/SpoIIIE family DNA translocase, coding for MASGSTTRKRSTARSGGSKGPARKPRTPAKPRATAARKPAPRRPAPRKKSSGTFAKGVRGTWNLLAKGLGTLARTVGRGRELEPEHRRDGLALGLIALALVIAFGVWWRAAGPIGGWVEVGTRSLLGAGAVTLPLVLTVVAVALMRSEPMPEARPRMVIGTLLVILSVLGLLHIFTALPETNDGRMYAGGVIGAFSGGLLTMGVTTWVAVPLLVLALLFGTLVFTGTPVREIPHRLRTWGLDPEEIEEAEAERKAIHEERDAVTEADPKSVRLRKPSRRRQASGDHEGEQLDIEAALAEAPTPLRPPKPAPKPIEEKKPKKAEQPLAVTRTVEGDYKLPPPDLLKLGDAPKSRSKANDAMIEAITGVLEQFNVDAQVTGFTRGPTVTRYEVELGPGVKVEKITALTKNIAYAVATDNVRLLAPIPGKSAVGIEVPNSDREMVRLGDVLRAPSTVKDNHPMVIGLGKDIEGHFVTANLTKMPHLLVAGSTGSGKSSFVNSMLVSLLARSTPDECRMILIDPKMVELTPYEGIPHLITPIITQPKKAAAALAWLVEEMEQRYQDMQVNKVRHIDDYNKKVRSGEITAPPGSERVYQPYPYIMAIVDELADLMMTAPRDVEDAIVRITQKARAAGIHLVLATQRPSVDVVTGLIKTNVPSRLAFATSSLTDSRVILDQPGAEKLIGMGDALYLPMGAGKPVRIQGAFVGDEEISAVVNFAKEQAQPDYQDGVTAAKAGEKKEIDSDIGDDLDVLLQAAELIVTSQFGSTSMLQRKLRVGFAKAGRLMDLLESRGVVGPSEGSKARDVLIKPEELESVLFMIRGGGDANGGDVSDD